TGATGGCTATGGGGCTTGTTTCTTTCAAGCATATTGGGGTGTAGTAAGGGAAGAGGTGTGCAAGGCAGTGCTGGGCTTTCTGAATGGTCAGGAAGGTTTGGGGAGAGGGATTAATTACACATACATAGCATTGATTCCAAAGGTTAAGAATCCATTATTGGCCAGTGAATTTAGGCTAATTAGTCtatgtaatgttatatacaagttGATTTCCAAGGTCTTGGCAAACAGACTTAAGACAGTGCTTCCTTTATTGATTTCCAACAATCAGAGTGCTTTCATCCCAGGGAGATTAATAACTGATAATGTGATGATCGCATATGAAGCTTTGCATACTATGAAGAAAAGGCAAAAGGGGAAGGTGGGAAGTATGGCTTTAAAGTTAGACATGGCAAAAGCCTATGACAGGATTGAGTGGAGTTTCTTAGAAAATATCATGAGGAAGATGGGGTTTGGGGAAAGGTGGATTGGGCTGGTGATGCAGTGTGTCTCTTATGTTACCTATTCGGTTATGGTAAATGGACAGCCTGGTAGAGTGATAAAGCCTACACGAGGTATTAGACAAGGGGATCCAATTTCCCCTTACCTTTTCATTCTTTGTGCTGAGGGCCTTAGTAACCTAATTAATAAGGCTGAAACCAGATGTGAGATTCAAGGAGTTGCTATTGCAAAAGGGGGTACAAGGGTAAGTCATatgttgtttgcagatgattgtgttATTTTTGGGAGAGCAAAAAGGGATGAATGGTACAAAATACATGGATTGCTGGACACGTATGGGAAGGCTTCAGGGCAGCAACTTAATTTCCAGAAGACAACCATCTTTTTCAGCTCCAATACTGCAGAATCTGTGAGACAGGATGTACAAAGGGCAGCAAGAGTACCTGTGTGTGGTTCTTATGAGAAATACCTTGGCTTACCTGCTATGGTTGGTAGGTCAAAGTATAATTCCTTTAGAATTATCAAAGAAAGAGTTTGGGCAAAGTTGCATAATTGGAAGAATTTATTTCTGACTCAAGCTGGGAAAGAAGTTCTTTTGAAAGCTGTGGTCCAGGCTATCCCTACATTTACTATGAGTGTTTTCAAGCTTCCAAGAAGAATTTGCCCAGAGATGTCTTCCCTGATGgctaaattttggtgggggcatAAGTAGGAGGGTAACAAGGTGCACTGGAAAAGTTGGAAGAAAACGGGAGATTCAAAAAGGGAAGGAGGATTGGGGTTTAGGGATATTGAAATTTTCAATATGGCAATGTTAGCAAAGCAATGTTGGAGAATGTTTAACTCTCCTTCCTTATTGGTGGCATAGCTAATGAGAGAGAAGTACTTTCGGGGGCTGCCATTAACTGAAGCAAAACTGGGTTATGCTCCATTTTATATCTGGAGGAGTTTATGGTTGGCCATAGATCTtctaaaagatggtattttctgGAGGGTAGGGGAtggtaagaagaaaaaaatatggaaagatAGATGGTTGCCTACTCCTAGCTCGTTTATGGTCCAATCCCCTGTGAAGATTCTGCATAAGGAAGCTTGTGTGGATCAACTTATTGAGGCTGATACTGTTTCCTGGGATAGGTCTcggatatataatatttttgataagGTGGAAGCTGATATGATCTGTCATATGCCTTTAAGCAGGTGGGGGGTGGAGGATAAAATGGTTTGGGGCCCAGCAAAAAATGGTAGGTTTTCAGTAAAGTCTGCCTATTATCTTGGTATTGAAAGAGCAAAGAGGATGGAAGGGGAAGCATCGAGTAgaaacaaattggcccctataTGGAGGCAGGTGTGGAGTATGAAGGTGCAGGGTGTTGTTAAGTTCTTTTTATGGAAAGCTGCACATGATATATTGCCAACTAAGGTAAATCTGTTTAAAAAACAGATTATTAACTCAAAAATGTGCCCTCTTTGCGAGACTGAAGCTGAAACTGTTATTCATGCTTTATGGAGGTGTCCTGCTGCTGCGGATGTATAGGCAGAAGATGGTAGCCCAATCAAAAGATGGAGTAATAATATCAGTGATTTTGCTTAGCTATGGAATGATATCCAACATAAACTAGGAAGGGAAGAGGTGGAAGCAGTAGTCTATATTTTAAGGAGGATCTGGATAAGGTGAAACTCTTGGATCTTTGAAAACAAGTTTGATGAGCCAAGAAAAGTTATAAGTGCTGCTAAGCAAGCTGAGGTTGAATATAAGGAAGCAAATTTGAGATGCCACCAGGAGGGGGTTAACTGTAGTAAGTCTAGAAGGGTGTTTGCAAGATGGGAGAAACCTTTAAGGGAGGAGATCAAAGTGAACTGGGACGCAGCAATAGATGAGAAAATGCAGAAAATAGGAATTGGGATTGTTGCAAGGGATGATCAAGGGGAAATTCTGGCTTGTTTGTGCTCAGTTGTGAATAATTGGAGTGTAGTTTGTATGGCAGAGGCTATGACTCTCAAAAGAGCTGCAATTTTGTGTTTGGAACTAAGATTTGGAAAGCTTGTGTTAGAAGGGGACTCGCAAATAGTGGTGGCGGCAATGAATGGTGATGAAACAATTCTGACAGACTATGGAGTTGTGATAGAAGATACAAAGAAGATACTTGTTGATAAAACTGATTGGAGTGTTAAGTTTGTGTTTAGGGAAGCAAATAATGTAGCTCATATTCTTGCAAAATTAGCTTTAACAGGTATAGAGGAAAAAGTTTGGATAAAAGAAGGCCCTATATAAGTGATGAATACGGTCCTTAAGGAGAAgtattgtaatgattaattgtTTCTGTTGATATATTCAATGAAGATATACatgtttcctttcaaaaaaaaaaatgattaagaaagtagatagtagtaaagttatatatttttttaattttttcttaacgattaagaatgttaaaaaaatccttaaaaagaatgaaaaaaaaaaataacaaaaacttgaaataCACATGAGTAGTAGATGGGTAGTAACCCTATCACTACCCATATTAATTTACTAAGAATAAGGGTAGTGATAGGCTTACTACCTATTACTAACCATccactatttaaatatattacaagttttttttttatttaattttcttttaagtatttttttaacattcttaatcactacaaaaaaattaaaaaaaaatataactttactaatactcactttcttaatcattaagtaaaataaaaaaattttaaaaaaattaaatataaaaagagtagtaaatagGTTGTAATGAAGTAGTAggtatatcatttttcttaagaaTAAATCTACTGTCTCGCCTTATTTTTACAGTTCTATTTAAccgttcattaaaaaaaaaaatcttttactttttttaatttaagaagtaatttttaatatattaatatttttttaaaatatttaaatatattaaaaaaataaaaataaaataaaaacttcataAAAGTACTAGACAGCACGTCTAAGGGTCATCAGTGAGCAATAGgctagcattactcatttaataataactaataattcTTGAATTAGACGAGGTCTTTCATAATTGGCAAcactttgatttttatttatttttaatgaaaataaggATAGAATCCCCctctttatattaaaaaaataaaaattactgaattaattttttttagaaaaaaaatgtataaagatTCGGTGGGGCCAGATGCCGACAGGGCCGTCGAGATTTTACTGGGGGCGGGCGTATGGCTTCAACCTTTCTTTGTCGTGATGCTGTTAACGTGCCGTGTAAAGGTATCATTCTTAACATGGTTCTGTCGGATTGTTTATGTTTTTAGTCGTTTTcaccctctctttttctctctctctatctctctactCTTTAACGCCTAGGCAGGAGGCAACTGCATACAAAAATCTGCCACATGAATATAGGAGCAGTAGGCTGCGTCAAATTTAACTGGTTTTTTACAACATGTTTGATAAATTCTGTATTCAGGCCAAAATGCATCATTGATGTGTCCCACACAGCCATCGTATTCATACACGCCTTTAGGCTTTTTTTTATGTCCTTTACTTTTATTTGGAATCCACTTTTTCTacggccatatatatatatatatatatatatatatatatgtatgagtaatgttacattaagtcatttttatatactctatgtatattttattgatacaagtagttggattaattttttttaatacacaaccaatcatatcattagagtgcacaaaagaatccacaaaaatgactgtacataaaattttcttatatatatatatattatttctatggtcctacacacacatatatatatatatatatattttacgtgGAAGAATCTTTTCAAAATAGGCCtttcagatttatttttacataataaactccgttccttatatattattatatagaagaTGATATTTTCACTTATAAAAGTTATCCATTTTTTTACTTTGTAGTTaaggatatattttttaataattttgttattcttttaaaatatttgaaaagtttacAAAGATGtttgaaaacaataaaaagttTAGCTTTATCGGTTGAGACTCTCGGTTTAAAGTCTCTGTGGGTGGAGCATCACCCTATATTATAatacaaaaattctaaaaaattaccTTAAATTAAATTCTATTAAATAGGCCGAGAGATATGGTCCTAGAACATTATTTTACCacatttatacaatatttattgccCTCTTGTATAACTTAAAGAGACCTTTATATAAAGTTCCATTTGAAATTTAGACTTattgaaattaatttaatttaatctaatttttaactgaatctaatatttaaatacttaattattaagtcaTTAAATCAATCTCAATTCAAAGTCTTTTTACCCCTGAaatccataattttttattaatttaacacCAAAAATACACGagactcacaattttttttaacttctcataaatatatctagACTAATCTTAATATCAAAacacattttaaattattttaatttgatcctATAAAATTCATTCTATTATCTCAACTCGCTGCTAATTATAAAGAATTAAACTCATCGTAAATCAGTTTAATATATAAACGAGGCCTAAATGTAATTAACAcaactaattaaaaatattttataattataatatttttttacatgaatAACGTGTACTTTAagcaacaattttttatttttttattttttttattggccaggccaattgtttttttttctagcACTTTCTGGAATTGAAAAACAAagtagaaaatttgaaatttaaaagacAGAAAAACCTAGAACTTTGTCCTGGGAATATTCTTTCAAGTTACGACGCCTACTCTATAAATAGTTTCTGGACACCATACATGGCTTCACTTTCCCCATCTCAATCCAACTTATTATAAATCTCAGATCCAAGCAAGAAAATCAAAGGCTGTCCCATCTATCTAAGGTTGGCCAAAGAGGGTTGAGTCGACAGTGAAAGAAAAGCGAGAAAGGAATGTGGTTTCTGTTCGTGTGCGCCGAGGAGGAAGAGAGGGAGTTGGGCAGGCAGCAAGCTCCTGGATCATGTCCTTACTGTGCAGGTAAAGTGCAGGCCTTGGACGTCGAGAGACAGTGGAAGTTCTGTTTCCTCCCCATATGTTTCAAGGTCAAGAGGAAATATCTCTGTACTCTGTGTTCCAGGCGCCTGGAACTCTGTATTACTAGCTAGTTCCGGAACCTAATATATAGCCAGCGCCAAAACCCGGAAGAAGAGCTGCTTTTACTGCCGATGATCATGAGTCTGTCGATGCTTCTCTCGCTCGAGGAAACACGGTTTTTGTATAGTTATGATTTGTTTTTTAGCAGATTTTCTTGAATGGATTAGGGTTTCAGTGCCATAGGATGCTCTAATATGTCATACCTTCAAGAATTGTAGATGAAGATGCCCCCTGTTTTTGGTGTTGGATTTCTGAAAACAACATAACTTTTCGTTCGAAATCAaaccggattttccaaaaaagatGAGAGATTCAAGGATTGGTTTTATTTCTTGTCGGTCTCTTCtgctcttttcattttttaattgtatGCATTAGTGCCAAATGTCAAATGTCCGGAGCTGTCCTTACTCCGGAGTTTATCTTCAAACAGGATGCGGTGTCTTTAGGCATTTTATACCCTCCAATGAGAGGATGCCACTTCATAAATCTACCAAACTTATCGTTGACTACATCACACTTTATATCTCTTtgggtttttaattttctaagcGTTCTCTCTCTGTTTCCCTCTTCCACTTCACACTCTTAACTCTTATAACttcaagaaagagagaaaaaaaaaaaaaagaacaacataTTGTTGATtgctgctgcttcttcttcctttttttctatCGCCAATCTCAAGCGCTCTCAGGCCTCCAACTCTtaagaaggttttttttttttaatttttaatttttaattttaatgtctttttccgattttctttgaatttttgatttataattttatagattTAGGGTTTGAATGCATTTGCTTATTTTTTAGAGGTTGTTTAgtcatttttatcaaaattttatattaggaacttttctcaaatttattttctattttatggtTTGTTCTTCGCTTCTGTTTGTTCGAgaagattttttcttaaaaatatttctttgaaaaaagtgtttTTCTTAATAAGTTTACGGGATAGCGATCTTGATTTTGATTTGTTACTCTTAAGGTTTTTGAAAATCGATGGGTCAAGAGTTTGCGTTGTTTGATTAATTCATTCGTTCTTAACGGAATCTTTTATCtatatttgtaatttggaaGGGTACGGTGCCAACTCtcgagagagtgagagagagagtggagaaAGAGGGAATGTAACTGTTAGATATTTCTTAGGtgtgtttttgtattttgtatttattgtaAATTTACTATAACTATTACGTGTCAGCCTCCTATTAGATTGTGAAAATTCTCCAATTACACCGTGTCCGGCCTGGAGGGACACCCGGCATGACATAACAGCTGAGGCCCCCATGATCTGAAATCGTAAAATTTTTTCAAGGTTACCCATCAAATCACTCCAATATataatgctctctctctcttcttcaatAATTAACGAAGGTAATTTagccataaaaaaaatagtatttctagttaatttatattgatttattttcttttaatatagcATCACAGTAAAGAGAAATGGTACATCCGTGAATTTTGTACCgagttttttaattaatttttgaatttttttacttaatagttaaataagtgttttttaataattttttaatttttaatttttaaaaatgttttaaaaatttgaaaaacaaattacACCATTAAGTaggaaaaatgggaaaaaaaaaaatcaccaacAACCTCTAGATGGATCATGGAATTGCCGGTGGTTTATTTATTCATGCATTAAGTACACAACAAGAGAATATCTTCCCACACAAGGTGGTATGCTATTCCTCTAATAACAGTCCTCCAGTGAGTGTTTGCTACGTAGCTCTTCTATTTTACAACTCATACACCTGCCTACAATTGATAATGTTGTGAAAAAAGCTCCCTCATTTCTCTATGCTCTACCCTCTCATGAAAAAAATCTCCTTTCCCTCTCTCAACTATAATTCCTCGACTGATGATGAAGAGGGCAAATGAGTTGGTGATTTGGACCTGACGGATCGCTACAAACATTAGCTTTGTGGAGTGGAGTTATAAATCACTAACATAGCTAGTGTATGCAAGATAGCATAGCTTGAAATGTCAGACAAATGGAAAGTGATATGATTCCTGGTAGATGTCCTATTCTTTAGATTTTTCTCACTTGAAGAAGGATAACGATGTTTCCTATTGGGCCATGGAGCATAAATCTTACTCATTCCCGgaaatccaataaaacaaaatatgataGCAAAGGACTACGATTCATTTTTAGAGAATATTGTGATCTCTTTGaaggaaagaatgaagaaaatatgCTATAAAATGGATCCTTAATTTGTGCAGTGCTAACTTTCACTTATGCCATTTGGTGAATTGGGCTCAACCGATCTGCATGATTCTTATATTATATTCCATATCGATCTATTGAAGTTTTTGTCtgaaattttaagatttaaaatataatctcGTTTGAGAAAAGCTGTGGATGGGTGACAAAACAAGCTAAGGGAGAAAGAGTTTCAAAGGGGCGACAGAACTTGGTGGGTGAGTCGGCGTTGTCTAGTTGTGACTTGGTTTTGTGTGGCAACGGTCTGGATTTTGTGCAGTAGCGATCTAGTTCTTCCGAAAATAGAAGAGATGAAGTTCGAATGAGACCACActaattttgttgtttctcTTCTCAGAATCAATTTACTTCCGTTGGTTTTATCAGATTAGATCAGATTTATTATATCTAGTGTAAAACTCATATGTGATTTGTTTTGATAAGGGGATTTTAAATGCTCAATACCAGTCCGACCGTTCCAACTAGGAACTAATCCAACAAACCTCACTTGCCCAACACCTTTACTAGATTCCGAACACCTTTGTCCAATCGGAAAATGATGTTTCAATAAAGGGTCTCTTGATCATGGATTCTGacggatttttttattttacttaatgattaataaaatattttttataatattgtgattttttaaatattgaaggagattaaaaaaaaatacataaaaaaaaatgaaaaaaaaggaatgcATTAATCGGGAGCGGTAGCTGTAGTGCTACCCCAACTTGCCCAATCTCAACTCTTCTGTTCTCGTTTCCAACTAATGTTCAAACATCTGGTTCAGAAGGAAACAATGGAATCTCAGAGTTTAAGTGAATTGAGGATGTCTTTGGGCCAGTATGCATGGGCATGCTATGATTCTGTTTATAAGGAGATCTCCCCCGTTCACATCCCTGAAGGTGTCTCACCCTCTTTTATGAAATAGATGGACAGACGTCATGagttattgaaaaattaaaattaaatttattgttttttgttaaaataaagGATGATATATATTAAACCATATATTAACtagtttttgttattttcctCTGGCCATTTGTTTGCCATTAGATCTAAGTACCCAAAAGGACACGTCGGAATATGATCATAGTAATTGGAACAACGTatcattattttccatttattaggagaacaaaaatcatatatttcaaACGAGTTCTATTACATATAgtcaaatttatatattttttatacattattaatatgattgatcaaaatatttattttaaaataaaaaataaatatgtaaaaatgattataataaaatttttcttaagaaGTCTTTCTAAAGTATTCTCAGTGCGAAGTCCTACGTGTTGTTGTAAAGGTCTAATGAACCACACGCTTGTACACCTAACAGTAATTCATTATTTACATTGCTAGCACAATGCTTTTCACACCTAACAATGGTTCCATCATTCATAGCACTGCCGTCGACACTTCGTAATGATTTCAAAGATGGATCTGTTTAGACATTTCAGAAAGTGTTCTGTTCGGTTTGGGAACGGATCTAATCGAGTTCGCGTTCTATATCCAAATACGAGATAAATTGGATCTAAGTTAGTTATATCCAGGAAGTTCTTATCCCCTTATCTTCTTGATTACGTACGTGTTCACGAAATATTGCTGAAAGAGAAGAAAGTTTATGAGTGTtaaactataaaatatcttaagatGTTGATGTCTGAGCTGTCTCGATGTGTTTGAGAAGTTCATGATGTTGCCTTTATTGATGTGATGTCATTTGATTTCAAATTGAGTATCTTGCGGAATTAATGTTCATGCCCTCAAATATGACCTGAaatgattctctctctctctctctctctctctctctctctctctctctctctctctctctctctctctctcattattaGGATAATGTTTTCTATTTTCATCAAATAATAAACTAAGGGATCCATTCCCGCAGTTGCATGATGATTTCTGGTAGTTCAAGAACCCTTTATATTCATGAATGAACATTATGGGACCCTAATGTTTGGCCACAAATTCGGTTGGGAACATCTATTCCTCCAGAAGAGAGTAAAAAGGTTAGGTATCCCagacatcttttcccttttttcataTTCGGACTGAGTTGAGTAGTTTCATTCTTATCTATGAGAAGAAAAACGGGATTCAGCGTCACGAAAGTTTAGATTATGAACTTGAACACTACAGGATGGAAAAAACATGCGCATGTTACAAGAACAACCACTATTGATAGAAACAATGGTgtttttgtgatgacccgcttttaagtgtattttcgctgaaataattatttttattttaattaatatatcagttattttattttaatttgtttgcgtttttaaaattggtttttaatttaatttaatttatttgaggttgtgttttatttctttaagttattttgtagttttaatctttttggcggtttgtttcgttttcccggagtgaggattggacctcatctcttttcacatctttttccttttttctctttttccttttttctttttcccttcttttcctttttttccttctttttctttttttctttttttctttctttctttctctctccccgatccggacccccccgtgctctctctctctcctccctctccctcacgccggcgtcaccttccccagcccctaccgccgccgtccagccaccgttcggcctcccaccggtcccattttcttcctctccctccggtgcaccacccctccaaaacccacccccaaccggccggccgtttggccggaaaagcaccaagaagggcgcacggattttgctccgatccgccgccgtcgctccacctccggccaccatttcttcaccacttcatcaccgactccttgccgtcctaacccacccatttccggcctccaacgaccaccggaacagctcctacgagcttagtttccgttttgggtaatccggccatttccggccattccgccgccacccacggccgttcatcacttccaatagcttcacaaccatccctagaccattccctatcaatctcgtgtcctagtttgtccccgttcaaaagtggatttttcagacccacggccacagggaattttcactgtgacgttgctgtttttccgccgcttgcaacgccgcttgttttctaaaattgccgtatagcgctgtaagtattttccaaaccctattttcagattttaatatatattgctcattcaattattttactgttgttggttgttgattccggactaagtccgaggagtttcgggggtcggatggatggaggacggagttgtctgttttattgttttatgttgtttgattattttattatgcattgttatggcattacatggtgcatgcacgtgtgtttgtgaaattgtgtgaaaagcctgtgtattggcgtgagtggttttgcgggtgcgtgtgtatcacgagcccaagccgggatgggttattatctcggtggagctcctctggtcactcgggagcggaataaactgagtgatgttccctgagttgtcgagagagatgacgggagcggggctagggggtgcttggctacgaacgcgccgggcgcggaaccgggcaccGCCctattcaccgactccgtggcccttcgctggcgagggctagaggatgcttggctatgcacgcgcggggcgcggaactgggcatcgctcgttaggtgtcacatgcgtggtggtactctacggtgtgacactggagccagggtgtgcggatgacccctaggggaggtcatggtgcatacggttaaaaattggataatggtttatgaggccaaatgggacttttggcgtgggccagatggacttctggcgagatattgggccggatggacttctagcgagatattgggccaaatggacttttggcgtgtttttcagaaaggatatgcttttgggccaaaagggtttttggcgtgtgtgggaaactggtgtttttgggctttgtgcattgggcatgattcatgcatcttgtttgagttttatgtgtttttatctggtagtgtttgggttttacttacctgcggtaccattcgtggttccgtagcttttggtgcagagttagaggacgaagaggaggaggctgagcccgaggatgcggctgagcccgaggatgcggctccgccgggttgctgatgctattttttatatttgtttaaaactgtatttgtgtttgtaatattttatttacgtatgttttaaacagcttgt
This genomic window from Carya illinoinensis cultivar Pawnee chromosome 7, C.illinoinensisPawnee_v1, whole genome shotgun sequence contains:
- the LOC122315108 gene encoding uncharacterized protein LOC122315108; translated protein: MWFLFVCAEEEERELGRQQAPGSCPYCAGKVQALDVERQWKFCFLPICFKVKRKYLCTLCSRRLELCITS